The Myxococcus stipitatus genome has a segment encoding these proteins:
- a CDS encoding dioxygenase — translation MGEGLDRREVLQAAAAGVAGVLRGGSGGGRAGALFVSHGSPMVALDADAYPQALRRFGEGVGAVKALVVVSAHWETAGEARVTASARPPLVYDFYGFPEPLYRLRYPAVGAPALAQDVVARLSAAGIRAAADPERGLDHGAWVPLLHMFPQAPFPVVQVSMPRGASAADVARMGEALRPLRGEGVLLMGSGGIVHNLRRVNFHQKDASPEPWAQAFDTWVAGRLAARDFAGLQSWLDAPNGRLAHPSAEHLLPLYFVLGAALPEDGLTQVFEGFHHGTLSMRSFALRA, via the coding sequence ATGGGAGAGGGCTTGGACAGGCGCGAGGTGCTTCAAGCGGCGGCGGCCGGGGTGGCGGGCGTGCTGCGGGGCGGCTCGGGAGGCGGGCGGGCGGGCGCGCTGTTCGTGTCCCATGGCTCGCCCATGGTGGCGTTGGACGCGGACGCGTACCCCCAGGCGCTGCGGCGCTTCGGGGAGGGCGTGGGGGCGGTGAAGGCGCTGGTGGTGGTGTCCGCGCATTGGGAGACGGCGGGCGAGGCGCGCGTCACCGCGAGCGCCAGGCCGCCGCTCGTCTACGACTTCTACGGCTTCCCGGAGCCGCTCTACCGGCTGCGCTATCCGGCGGTGGGCGCGCCCGCGCTGGCCCAGGACGTGGTGGCGCGGCTGTCCGCCGCGGGCATCCGGGCGGCGGCGGACCCGGAGCGCGGGTTGGACCACGGCGCGTGGGTACCGCTGCTCCACATGTTTCCACAGGCACCGTTCCCAGTGGTGCAGGTGTCGATGCCGAGGGGCGCGAGCGCGGCGGACGTCGCCCGGATGGGGGAGGCGCTGCGGCCTCTTCGCGGCGAGGGGGTGCTGTTGATGGGCAGTGGTGGCATCGTCCACAACTTGCGCCGCGTGAATTTCCATCAGAAGGACGCGTCCCCGGAGCCGTGGGCCCAGGCCTTCGACACCTGGGTTGCCGGCAGGCTCGCGGCGCGCGACTTCGCGGGCTTGCAATCATGGTTGGATGCACCGAATGGGAGGCTCGCGCATCCAAGCGCCGAACATTTGTTACCGCTGTACTTCGTTCTCGGAGCAGCCCTCCCCGAGGATGGCCTCACGCAGGTATTCGAGGGCTTCCATCACGGAACCTTGTCGATGCGCAGCTTCGCGCTGCGCGCTTGA